Below is a window of Deinococcus sonorensis KR-87 DNA.
GGTTCAGCACCTCCAGCAGGCTGCTGCGCAGGAAGCGGGTCAGCACCGCCGCCGAGCCGATGCCCAGCGTGACGGCCGGCAGCAGCATCAGTTTCAGGTTCAGGCCCGGGTTCTCCTGCAGGTCCACGTAGCCGCTGGCGGGAATCCACGCGAGGTTCACGCTGAAGACATACACCAGCAGGATGCCCAGAAAGAAGCTCGGCAGGCTGATGCCCGACAGCGCCAGCAACGTCACCAGCCGGTCGATCCAAGAGCCGGGCCGCACCGCGCTGGCGATGCCGGCCGGAAGAGCCAGCGCCACCGCCAGCAGCAGGCTCAGCACCGCCAGTTCGAAGGTGGTGGGCAGCTTCTGGCCGATCAGGCCCGCCACCGATGTGTGGTCCTGCAGGCTGCGGCCCAGGTTCAGGTGTCCCAGGTCCGCGAGCCAGTTCACGTACTGCACCGCCACCGGGCGGTCCAGGCCCATCTGATGCCGCAGCTCGGTCAGAGCCTGGGGGGTGGCCTCCTCGCCCAGCTGCAGCCGCGCCGGGTCGCCCGGCAGCAGCCGCACCAGGGAGAAGACCAGCAGCGTCACCACCAGCAGGGTGGGGATGGCAGCCAGCAGCCGCCGGACAGCAAAGATCAGCACGTCTACCTCCAGGGCTGGGAACAGGGGCGGTGGGGCGCGGCTACTTCAGGTCGGCGGTGTAGAAGCGCAGGATGCCGTCCGGCACCAGCGGCACGCCGCTCAGCGCCTTGCTGGCCCCGATGGTGTTGCTGCTGAAGTAGGTGAAGGCGTAGGGCGCGTCGTCCAGGATCTTGCCCAGCGCCACGTTGTAGGTCGCCACGCGGGCGCTCATGGCGTTCTGGGCGCGGGCCTTCTCCAGCAGGGTGTCGATGGCGGGGTTGGCGTACCCGGCCTGGTTGTTGACGCCGCCGGTATGGAAGAAGTCATAGATGTTGCCGTCCGGGTCGGGGCGGCCGGACCAGCCGAGCATCACCGCGTCGTAGTTGCGCTTGTCGGCGCGGTCCAGCAGCGTGCCGAACTCCACCGTCTCGATCTTGACGTTGAAGCCTGCCTGCGAGGCCATCGCCTGGTACAGCTGCGCCAGCTGGGCGTTCACGGCCCCCGGTGAGGTCAGCAGCGTGAACGACACATTGGACTTGCCGGCCTGCGCCAGTTTCTTCTGCGCGGCCGCAACGTCGGCATTCTGCACCTTGATGGCCGGCGAATAGGCGGGCGTGCCGGGCGGGAAGGGGCCGCCCGCCGGCTTGACGGTGTTCAGGAACACCACCTTGTTGATCGCCTCGCGGTCCAGCGTCTGACTGAACGCCTGCCGCACCTGCTTGTTGTTGAAGGGAGGCCGCGTGACGTTCATCCACACGCCCTGGAAGCCCAGGCCCTGGTAGGTGGTGGCGTCGAGCTTGGTGTTCTTCTTGATGGTGGCGATGTCCTTGGGGTCCACCGGGGTGATGATCTGCACCGCGCCGGACAGCAGGTTGGCCACCCGCACGTCGCCGTCCGGGAAGGGCCGGTACACCAGGGTGTCGAGTTTGGCCTTGCCGCGCCAGTAGCTGGCGTTGGCCTTCAGCGTCACGTTGTCCT
It encodes the following:
- a CDS encoding ABC transporter permease, encoding MLIFAVRRLLAAIPTLLVVTLLVFSLVRLLPGDPARLQLGEEATPQALTELRHQMGLDRPVAVQYVNWLADLGHLNLGRSLQDHTSVAGLIGQKLPTTFELAVLSLLLAVALALPAGIASAVRPGSWIDRLVTLLALSGISLPSFFLGILLVYVFSVNLAWIPASGYVDLQENPGLNLKLMLLPAVTLGIGSAAVLTRFLRSSLLEVLNQDYVRTARAKGVAGRLVIAKHALRNALIPVVTVLGLQLGGLLGGAVVTEQIFSVPGFGRLLVDAVFTRDLPVIQGMVLTSAALVFLVSFLIDLAYGAIDPRVRYA
- a CDS encoding ABC transporter substrate-binding protein — protein: MTRMLLSISLMLALTTAAAETLTVGLDADPPRLDPALSTAFVDRQVMNQIFDKLVDVNEQLKIVPMVAKSWKVTNGGLTYTFKLNTGIKFTDGTPLDAAAVKYSIERNMTLEGSARKGELASVKDVSAPDASTVVITLKAPYGPLLAVLSDRAGMIVSPTAAKKAGADFANSPVGSGPFSFVSRKRQDNVTLKANASYWRGKAKLDTLVYRPFPDGDVRVANLLSGAVQIITPVDPKDIATIKKNTKLDATTYQGLGFQGVWMNVTRPPFNNKQVRQAFSQTLDREAINKVVFLNTVKPAGGPFPPGTPAYSPAIKVQNADVAAAQKKLAQAGKSNVSFTLLTSPGAVNAQLAQLYQAMASQAGFNVKIETVEFGTLLDRADKRNYDAVMLGWSGRPDPDGNIYDFFHTGGVNNQAGYANPAIDTLLEKARAQNAMSARVATYNVALGKILDDAPYAFTYFSSNTIGASKALSGVPLVPDGILRFYTADLK